One window from the genome of Clostridia bacterium encodes:
- a CDS encoding ABC transporter permease, with translation MKNNTGVLTGRLMKHILRSPDTIITVALTPIAMMLMFVYVFGGAVKMSMGSDVNYINYQLPGILLMAIASGIAYTAFRLFMDMQKGLFSRFNSMPISRSSVLWSHVLTSLVSNMLTVVIIILVALIMGFRSSAGILNWLAAAGILTLYTLALTWIAVIPGLTAKSMEGASSFSYPLLFLPFLSSAFVPTETMPKVVRVFAENQPVTSIVESIRSLLNSEPVGNDIWIALAWCVGIMVVAYLFAMKAYRRRI, from the coding sequence ATGAAAAACAATACAGGTGTACTCACCGGGCGCTTAATGAAGCACATATTGCGCAGCCCGGACACGATTATCACGGTCGCGCTAACACCGATTGCGATGATGTTGATGTTTGTCTATGTGTTCGGCGGCGCGGTAAAAATGAGTATGGGCTCTGATGTGAATTATATTAATTACCAACTGCCGGGCATACTGTTGATGGCTATTGCGTCAGGCATAGCCTACACCGCCTTCCGGCTGTTTATGGATATGCAGAAAGGGCTTTTCTCGCGGTTCAATTCCATGCCTATCAGCCGCTCGTCGGTGCTGTGGAGTCATGTGCTGACTTCTCTTGTGTCCAACATGCTTACCGTGGTTATTATTATCCTCGTTGCGCTTATTATGGGCTTCCGTTCAAGTGCGGGAATACTTAACTGGCTCGCGGCAGCGGGAATACTCACACTATACACTCTTGCGCTGACATGGATCGCGGTCATTCCAGGGCTCACGGCAAAATCAATGGAGGGTGCGTCCTCATTCTCATATCCGTTGCTCTTCCTGCCCTTTCTCAGTTCAGCTTTTGTGCCGACCGAAACGATGCCCAAAGTCGTCCGTGTTTTTGCGGAGAATCAGCCTGTAACGTCAATCGTTGAGTCGATTCGCTCGCTGTTGAACTCCGAACCCGTCGGAAACGATATCTGGATAGCCCTCGCGTGGTGTGTCGGTATCATGGTTGTTGCTTACCTATTCGCGATGAAGGCGTATCGACGCAGGATATGA